The following DNA comes from Athene noctua chromosome 1, bAthNoc1.hap1.1, whole genome shotgun sequence.
AGGGAAGGCGGGTTTGGGCCTTGCGGTTGGAGTTGAACGCCGTGAAAAGCGGCAGCCAGGAAAAATCAACTGTCTGCCCCCCGAGCCTCTGTGCCACCGATGAGGACGGCGGGGCTAGGAACAGGCAGGGAGGCTGGCTCACACCCTGCCCAGCACGGAGGGTGGCACGGGGGGGTGGCTCATCCGGACGCGCTCAGCAAGGGGCAAAACCCCCTCAGCAGTTGAAAGGCCAACTTCCACGGGAGGGAGcctgctgcctgcccgctgctTTTTCTCCGAGATTCGATCCGCTcagatttcaggggaaaaaacaccCGCTGCTGCACACCCAACAGCCTTCCCGGCGTCGGCCCTCACCGCGGGGCCCAGAGGAGCTGCGAGAGAGGGCTCCGGGGGCCGCCTCCCCGGGGGGCGCCTCCCCGGCGGCAAACGTCTGGCGTACTCGCGTTTCGGCACGACGCTGCACCCGTACGAACGGGCAGGGCGAGCCGGCGCACGCCGGGGAAGGAGAACCGGGGCGAGGCGCTCCGGCGACTCCCGCAGCGCAACCGGGGCTCCGCAGGGCCGGGACCGAAGAGACCGGGAGCCCGCGTAGCCCCTGCTCCACGCCGGAGCCTCGCGGGCCCGTCCCGGGGGACGCCGGGCCCCATCCCCACCGGGCTCACGGGAAcccggggggaggggggagcggaccaccaccaccccccactcccccccccgccgccaccgccaccACGCACCGGGACCTGCATCCTCAGGGCGGGGGGAGGCTGCGGCGCCCGGCCCAGCCCGCACTCACCCAGCACCAGGAGCGCCCGCACCGCCGCCATCCTCCCCGCCGCGCCGGTCAATGCGCTCCCCGGCCCGTGGCCATGCCACCgccccgcctgccgccgccgtCGGGAGGGGCTTCCGGGGGCGGGGCGGCCACCGGAACCCCGGGCGGggcccgggcagcggcgggccgaggggagcggggcccccacaccccccacccccggctcGCTGCTCGAAGCGAAGCTCCGGCCGGGAGAGCTGGGGACGCTGGGTCCCCCCCGCTGCCGTCTGCAGCGAGCCCCAAGGTGGGGTGTCCGGAGCAGCGAGGAGGCAGCAAGGCCCCCCTCCGGCCAAGGGGCTCCTCGCGGGCGTGCTGCTTGCTAGACGGACGGTAGGTGCTCCCCAGCTGTACCGCTGTTGAGGCCCCCCCTGTGAAAGCAGAGGGGCACCCGGGAGCCCTGCACCCTGCTACAGGCAGTGGGCTGGAGGCACAGCCCCGGCGGCTGGACAACACGCTGCTTGCCCTTTGCTGCTCCTCCACATCCCCCGAAGTGGGGGCACAGCAGCGCGAGCTGGCCTGACCACCTTCACCGCGCAGGCTGGAGGCCACGGTGCCTGCTAGCGCCTGCAAGCAGTTGATACCAATTGTAAGGGGCCTCAGACAAGAATGCACCCAAGGACGtaatttttgcaactgtgatggGTACATCCCAGGGAGGGCAAATAAACCAGCAGACATCTGTGGAAACCATGGTAAGGAAcctgagaaactttacagacaATGAGTTAAAACAAAACCTTGTATGAGAAAAAGACTCACGAGTTCATGGGAAGGACACCTCTTCAACAGCCACTAGGGACGACCACAGAAAACCCCCAGggaagcccctcagagacccttccccaGATTTTAGTACACTTGGGCAATGTGCGACATACACGCTAGACCCCCGGAAACAGGCAAAAGTACTTCTCggaaattacatgaatatttatttcttttattgtgTATAATAAGCGTGCCTTTGTCTTTCAGCATGCATGTTAGGTGGTGTGATCCCCCATGCATCCAGAGCTGCCTTCtgaaacttcaaactaagtcCTAGAGGGTTCTTCTGAGACTGGATTTATGGGAGCAGTCTCCCTACCCACCCAAATGCCTCCTGTGGAGCCTACTGCAGCGCCGTCACACCAGCCCTGGCAGTTGCAGCTCTTAACACCAGCTTTGTAGCTGGCTCGTTGAGCCTCCAAAATGCTGGCTGCTTTTGGTACTGCTGCATGAAAGGCTCACCATCAGACACCCCGTAGCATCCCCGAGAGCGCTGCTGGATCCATCTCAGAGGATGCTGAAGCCTTGACTCAGCAAAGCCCGTGGATCACAGGATCACAGCGTGCCTGCTGCCCTGCATGGTGGTGCCGGCCTGGAGCTGCACAAGCCCCTACCACTACCACGTCCAGAAGGGCCTGGGCAACCATGGAGCTGCCCCAGCAGGGCACGTGGCAGTGCAGCTTTGCCAGTAGCCACAGACCAGTCCTCTGGTGGCTTCTGAAGCATTGTGAGAAGAGAGCAAGGCTCTTCCCAAGCCAACCTGGGCACCCCCCATCATCACCATCTGCAACTGCAGTGGTCTGAGGTGGATTTATTTACTGTTGGCACTGCTAGCTTCCCGCAGGAGAACGAGACGGTATTCATGGATGTGAAACTCACTGATTAATGCACAACACAACACACAGCGGTGCTGCTGTTGCTGTCAGGACCCATCCCTCTCAGCTTGTAGCAGGTCTGTAAAACAGCACCCACAATTGATGGACAAAGGCTGCCAGCACCCTGGTCCTGGCTGAGGGATGGTGAGTAACAGCCAGGGGGGCACCCAACATCCCAAAGAGAGCCACCCCAGCAGGAAACGTTCAGGGTCCACATCTTGCTTTCAGCAAGCCCTTTCCCGCTTCAAACCCCACCATCCCTGTAGCAGCAAGTCTCCTGGTCTGCCACTTTGTGGGCGAATGGTGGATCAGGATATGCGTTTGTCCCCTTTGGGTCAGAACTGCCATCTACACCAGGTCCAGTCACAGGATGGTTTGTGGTCACAGAGGAGACTCACTCTGCTTGGCAGATGAACCAGATCTCATTGCGGCGCTGAGGGATGCTGGGATTTTCGTAAGCAGCCACAATGTAGGTTTCCCGGAGCACAGTGTCTGTGCAGCCCAATAGCTCCCAGAAGAGACTGATCTCTCGCAGAATTGTCTCCTCAGTGGTCATCCCATAGAAGACCCTGCAGCAAAGGGAGCAACATAAGATAGAGACAGCACATTCCTCCTTCCCACAGCCATGGCTCCCATCTCCCTACCCAAGGAACCACAGCAGCTGCGCAGGAAGTTCATACACTGCTGCTGAGCTGAGAAAACACCTCTGGTACTGGGGTCACCTGGTTATAACCCGCAGCGGTGCCCTCTCGGTGATGTGGATTTCAGGGTCCATGGGAACAGGGGGATTTTGCTGGAACTCTCCTGGGAGGTAATAGGCAGTTATGACCTCACGCTCCAGCTTGGTCCCCTCCTTGGTCAGGTGGATTTCATTGAGCACTGGGACTGTCATCCCCAGGTAGCAACCTGGAAGGAGGTAGGAAGGCAGTGGGCACAGTGAGATAGCCTGGTCAGTGGTGGCAGCCCTCCTCCTCACTCCAGATGAAGAGTagcagctccctccagcccccgCCTGCACACACCTACAGAGTTCTCGTTGCAGATGTAGCGCATGAGCTTCATGAAGCTCATGGAGATGCTCTGCTCATACATGGGCTCCCCCCTGGTGACAGATGCCCACTTCCCTGCTGGGTACTGCCGCTCCTCGTAGGCCGCTTCCTCACACTGAAACAGGCCACAGACAAGCCAAGTCAGAGTTAAACACACTGACAACACGGCAACAGCTGGGTGGCAAAACCAACACTGACAGGCAGAAAGTGGGGAGAGAGGACCCTGCCAAGATGAGAGCCCCTGATAGTGATTTGCAGGGGAGGCCAGAGAAGGCAAGGGAACTGTCATCACACGCACTTCAGACGACACCACTTAACAGCACTGGGCAAAAGtcagcaaaaggaaaagcacaCAGAgggggcagggtgcaggcaggcttAGAGGCTCCTGGCATGCACAAGGAATCCTCAGCAAGAGACACAGGACTTTCTGCTCCTCTCCAGTCACTGTCCTGCTTACGCACAAGGACGTTCCTGATTCCAGGCACCCGAAGGCCTCCAGTAAGGTTTAACGTTATTCTCAGGTGCAGTGCCTTTTCCCCAGAGCATTGCATGCACAGAGGATAACAAGCAAAAAGCCTCCTGCCCGGTAGAAGGGAAAGTCTGGCAGAAGAACTCTAGCACCCAGAAGAGCTGTGAAGGTCAGAACAAAACTCCTCTCAGATCCCTCTCCCATACCAAGTgacaggaggaagaagagacatGAACCAGCTGGTGCAGAGAGGACAGCTTTGCAGGATGGGTCAGAATTTCTATTTCCAGCACAGATGCCCAGTCTTTCAGACAAACACAACACAGAAGTGGGGAAGGGGGAGTGGGGAAATTGCATCTGGATCTGTTCACAGTTCAGCTCATGGCATGGTTATAACCACAGGTACCGTATAAAGAGGAGCTGGGAAGTTGTAGCCAGCACCTATCTTCCTGATCTCAGCATGTTCTTCAGCCAGATTAAAGCGGTCATGAGACAACCTTGTTCCACAGAGCTCAGGGCACCTGTCCAAACATCTGTGCTCCACAGCTGTACCAGCAGTGAGCGAGGCAGAAAGTTGTGACCAGCCTCAACACTGAGTGCAGCCTCCTTGTGCCTCCACCCAGATCAGACTTCTACTCAGAAAGCCAAACCAAAGGCAGAAGGAAGGCATCTGGGCTGCTCATGTGCATCACTGGGGTGCcagaaaatgccccaaaacactGCAGGCCAGCCAGCATTCACCCTTTAGATAGGGCCATGCCTGCTATTGTCCAGcaagaaaaacagagcaagagCGTTTTCCAAGCAAGGAAACCACCAGACCCTCTAGACCATTTGAAACTCTTACTTGCCACACCATCTGCAAATAAACCTATCAACCCAGCAAGGCATAGTGTCTGGTCCTTCCACAGCCTGATCCATATATTAAGCACCAGCACTCTAGAAGATTAGACTTGACCAAGAGTAAAGATGCTTCACAGAGACCCAGTGACAACAGGTCCCTGCAACACGCTGGGGAATTTGACTGAGTACTGACAGAGCAAGACTCTGTAGGTAGCATAATAATTCACTTGCCTCCAAGAGGATGACAGCTTGTAGCACTGACAGCTCAGGTGGAGCAACCAAATGCTACCAATCTGCCCGAGCCTGGGAAATGGGTCCTTAAGGGCCCCTGCTCGAGAGTCCCCTCAGCACTAAAGCCAGAAAGTGTTTCCTATCTCCACACCCAGACCCAGAATCAAACTCCAAGAATCCTTCTCAGGCACAGAGGGGATGCCAATAGCAACAAAAGATCTTCAGGCCTCACAAAGTCATGGGGCCCCTTTCCTGCCTGGGACTAGCATAGGTAGAGAAGAGCCCAAACTAAGTCCCTGGGACCCAGAAGAACAGGGGAAGAGGGAGTGTGGTGAAGCCCTAGTTCAGAGCTTTACAACCCACATGCTCAGATGTGTTTTACAGGCAGGAATGCTAGACCTCATCCCAGAAGAAACTGGTTAAGCTCTCCTCATATAGAGGACAACTGACAGATGTCATCTTGGTAGCAAGCCCAACCAAGCCTG
Coding sequences within:
- the LOC141957059 gene encoding heme-binding protein 1-like → MARVTLDELAGLGEEAAAGGGGDGDGEEEAERGRLFARWEAVASTHRVSLPPDMAGPIVRMTRNNQTREAVPYVTLSQREKCEEAAYEERQYPAGKWASVTRGEPMYEQSISMSFMKLMRYICNENSVGCYLGMTVPVLNEIHLTKEGTKLEREVITAYYLPGEFQQNPPVPMDPEIHITERAPLRVITRVFYGMTTEETILREISLFWELLGCTDTVLRETYIVAAYENPSIPQRRNEIWFICQAE